In the genome of Pontibacter actiniarum, the window GCGCTGCGACGACTGCATTAAGTACCACGTTGGCAAATGCTACGAAGAGGGCGTTTCCGACGAGCAGATCATGGAGGTTTTCTCCATCGCTAACCTGGTGGGCGGCTCCATCGTGATCCCGCACTTCCGCCGTGCCGTAGAGTATTGGGAAGAGCTGAAGGAGCGCGGCTCAGCAGAATAGGTTCTTAACGGCGACAGAGTTTGGTTGTTGGTCTGCCTGCTTTAGCCACTCAG includes:
- a CDS encoding carboxymuconolactone decarboxylase family protein — encoded protein: MSLVEEFNDYRTRMNERIMSYDNKVIKRFFNLDTNTYMEGALDVKTKEMLGLVASMVLRCDDCIKYHVGKCYEEGVSDEQIMEVFSIANLVGGSIVIPHFRRAVEYWEELKERGSAE